The region ACAGTATTTTGCTTCGTTATCAAGATATTTATTCATTCACTCTTTTTTAACAAAAGCTGAAATCCCAAATTTTCCCAAATTCATTATAATTGGCTAAAGGATAAAATTCTAAGACACTAAAAAAATCTATTTTTTTCTTGACATTTTCATCAGATCGGATTACTTTTGCCCCAAAAGTGGTTGAAAGTGGGGGAGTGTCCCACGATTGACCAATGAATTATGTTTACGGGAAGATTTACATACTCAATAGATAGTAAGAAACGGCTTAGTATCCCTGCCGAATTAAGAAAGCAGCTCAAGCCCGAAGCTGAAGGGACTTTCGTTTTTATCCCCGGAGTAGAGAGCTACGTCAATCTTTATCCCAAGGATGAATGGTTGAAGTTTAGTCAGGTGTTTGCGAAACTATCGGAGTTTGATCCCCGCCAAAGTTACTTCAAGCGAAAGATGCTTGAAAGCGTTGCAGAAAAAAAATTAGATGGACAATTTAGAATAAGCATTCCTCAGATATTTCTTGATAAAGCTAAGATTGAAAATGAAGTGTTAATGGTCGGTCAATGGGAGAGAATCGAACTATGGAATCCAAAATTGTATGAGGAATTAGATTCAAGGTATTCTGAGTCATTCGCCGATATTGCTAAAAGCGTTATGCATGGAAAATGATTCTTTCCATCGACCGGTATTATTAAAAGAAACGCTGACATACTTGATAACAAAAAAAGACGGAGTCTACTTTGATGGTACTCTCGGCGGCGGCGGTTATTCAAAAGCCGTGCTCGACAATATTGATCAAAGCGGAACAGTGATTGCAACTGATCTTGATATCAATGCAATTAATTTTTGTAAGAAAAAATTTGAGAATGAAAAGCGAATTATTATCGTGAACGATAGTTATAAAAATGTAAATACAGTTTTAAGAGACTTGGGCGTCGGGAAGATTTCCGGTGCAGTTTTGGATTTAGGCGTTTCCTCATTTCAGCTTGATAGCCGAGATTCGGGGTTCAGCTATCGCATCGATTCCAAGTTTGATTTACGGTTCAACAAAAACATTGGACAAAGTGCCTCTGAGATATTGAACGAATTCAGCCAAAAAGAATTGGAAGAAATAGTCAAAAATTTCGGCGAAGAAAAAAATTATAAGAAAATAGTCAGAGCCATTGTAGAAAAACGGAATCAGAGTCCGATAAAAACAACAAAACAGGTTGTCGAGTTGATCTCAAACTTAGTTGCTGTTAATAAAGTGAATGAGACACTCTCAAGAGTTTTTCAAGCATTCAGGATTTTTGTTAATTCCGAATTAGACAATTTGAAGTCATTTCTTTCGGATGTGATTGATGTCATAGAGTCAAAAGGAAGAATTGTAATTGTATCATATCATTCACTCGAAGACAGAATTGTAAAAGATTTTTTTAACTACGAAGCACTCAGTTGTGTCTGCCCAAGAGAAATACCAGTCTGCATCTGCGATAAAAAAGCACGAATAAAAAAATTGCACAAAAAAGTAGTCTTTCCATCAGAAGATGAAATTCGAATTAATTCGCGTGCACGTAGTGCAAAACTAAGAGCGGTAGAAGTTTTATGACGAAAAGAAAATTTTCACCGCTGTGGGGAATAATCGCCTTGGTAGTTTTCAGTGGATCGGCAATTTTCTACGTGCGGAATATAATTCTAGTGGATGATCTTGCTCGCGAAATAAATGAAAAGCTGAATGAGAAGAATAATCTTTTAATAGAAAATAAAACTTTAAGAGCCACTGAAGAAAAATTATGTGTTAGAGAAAAAATTGTTCCCACGGCTCAAAGCAGGCTGCAAATGATAATCCCTAAAGAGCCGACTATAATTTTGAAAATAAGTGAAGTCAATAATCTAAAAACTTCTAGCCAGTGAAAAATTATAAAATACATATCGTATTCATAGCTTGTTTGATTTTATACGCACTCATTGTAACAAGATTAGTGTTTCTGCAGATAATTGATAGAGGAATTTGGGTCGAGCGAGCAACAAGACAGCTTGAGAAACCATTTACTGTGTATCCTATGCGGGGTGAAATTTACGATCGTAATGGAAACACTTTTGCCCACAGTATTAAAACCTATAAACTTTCTGCTGATGTATATCTGATAAAAGATTCCATGTTTTTCAGCACTGCGAATCAAATCAGCCATGTAACAGGAGCAAATGCATTCGAATATTTGAAGCTGATGAATACAGCTTCTGGAAGAATTGCAATTTTAGAAAAAGAACTCAGTGCAGAAAAAGCAGAAAAGATTTTAAAGCTCGACATCAATGGATTGATTCTCGAAGAAAAAACTAGGAGAAAATATCCTTTTGGTTCCCTTGCTTCTCATATTCTTGGTTATGTGAACTCAGATTCTGAGGGTTTAGATGGAATTGAGAAGCAATACGACAATTACCTGAAAGGTAAACAAGGTAGTCTAATAATTCAACGTGATGCTCGCGGAAAAGCAAGTACTGTTCTGAATCATAAAAGTCAGAAGGCTGTCAATGGTTGCGATCTTCATTTAACTATAGATAGAGAAACGCAGCGTGTGTTAGAAGAAGAATTATCAAAAGGTGTTTTGAACTCAAATGCCTCCAATGGCATGGGGATAATAATTGATCCAAATACTGGCGAAATTCTTGCTATGTCAAATTATCCGACATTTAATCCTTCGGAGTATTATAAAGCAACTAATTTTGAAATTAGAAATCGCGCCGTTACAGACAGATACGATCTTGGTTCTACTTTTAAAATTGTAACTCTCGCCGGCGTACTTGAAGAAAATGTTGCAAAGCCATCAGATGTATATTATGCTGAAAAGGGCACTTATCAAACAATGGGTGTAACTTTCAGAGATACGAAGCCGCATACATTTCTTACTGTGGAAGAAGCGATGGAGCAGTCAAGTAATATTGTATTTGTCAAGCTCGCTCAGAAATGGGGAGCCGAAGAAATGTTTAAATATGTCAGAAATTTTGGATTCGGAACTCGAACTTCAATTGATCTACCCGGTGAAACAAGCGGCGACTTAGGTTTACTTAAAAAACATGATAAACTAACCGCGTGTTTTGCATCGCATGGATATTCAATCTCAATATCTGCAATACAACTGATTATGTCGTATGCAGCAGCAATTAACGGCGGAAAACTTGTCAGCCCATATATAGTCAAAAAAATTGTATCTGAAGATGGAGAGATCATAAAAGA is a window of Ignavibacteria bacterium DNA encoding:
- the mraZ gene encoding division/cell wall cluster transcriptional repressor MraZ → MMFTGRFTYSIDSKKRLSIPAELRKQLKPEAEGTFVFIPGVESYVNLYPKDEWLKFSQVFAKLSEFDPRQSYFKRKMLESVAEKKLDGQFRISIPQIFLDKAKIENEVLMVGQWERIELWNPKLYEELDSRYSESFADIAKSVMHGK
- the rsmH gene encoding 16S rRNA (cytosine(1402)-N(4))-methyltransferase RsmH, with the translated sequence MENDSFHRPVLLKETLTYLITKKDGVYFDGTLGGGGYSKAVLDNIDQSGTVIATDLDINAINFCKKKFENEKRIIIVNDSYKNVNTVLRDLGVGKISGAVLDLGVSSFQLDSRDSGFSYRIDSKFDLRFNKNIGQSASEILNEFSQKELEEIVKNFGEEKNYKKIVRAIVEKRNQSPIKTTKQVVELISNLVAVNKVNETLSRVFQAFRIFVNSELDNLKSFLSDVIDVIESKGRIVIVSYHSLEDRIVKDFFNYEALSCVCPREIPVCICDKKARIKKLHKKVVFPSEDEIRINSRARSAKLRAVEVL
- a CDS encoding PASTA domain-containing protein, translated to MKNYKIHIVFIACLILYALIVTRLVFLQIIDRGIWVERATRQLEKPFTVYPMRGEIYDRNGNTFAHSIKTYKLSADVYLIKDSMFFSTANQISHVTGANAFEYLKLMNTASGRIAILEKELSAEKAEKILKLDINGLILEEKTRRKYPFGSLASHILGYVNSDSEGLDGIEKQYDNYLKGKQGSLIIQRDARGKASTVLNHKSQKAVNGCDLHLTIDRETQRVLEEELSKGVLNSNASNGMGIIIDPNTGEILAMSNYPTFNPSEYYKATNFEIRNRAVTDRYDLGSTFKIVTLAGVLEENVAKPSDVYYAEKGTYQTMGVTFRDTKPHTFLTVEEAMEQSSNIVFVKLAQKWGAEEMFKYVRNFGFGTRTSIDLPGETSGDLGLLKKHDKLTACFASHGYSISISAIQLIMSYAAAINGGKLVSPYIVKKIVSEDGEIIKEVNSNIVRNVISESTSKTLRKILYKTIENGTGQSAKIDGLEAGGKTGTAQKLIESKPKSYYSKEFYFSSFVGFYPVDQPQYLCLIVIDSPKGNYYGGTVAAPIFKRIAGRLFKSHAEEKLIEKNLVYHKISDELSFPSLIGKEKSEAIKICRSFDVEIEFKGSGRVILSQVFNEEEKHVTFGLGDTEKSSSAAQVPSVIGLSMREAINQMALANIRVVIEGNGYVIRQSLEGGTEVPSNAICKLICSKDI